A DNA window from Candidatus Cloacimonadota bacterium contains the following coding sequences:
- a CDS encoding pantoate--beta-alanine ligase, with translation MRVYQGKDEIRQSLRESRQGLKVGFVPTMGALHEGHLSLVERCKTECDLCVVSIYVNPAQFGPSEDLGKYPRNLDKDLELLSKRGADLVFFPDDVQMYPPGYRTWIDVEGLSEKLCGASRPGHFRGVATVVLKLCNIVRPDSMYMGLKDFQQIVVLERMLKDLDCETRIVRCPIIREEDGLALSSRNAYLEPDERLRAISLSQALKMAREQVASGTRDSAALIEEASKTVSAAGGTIDYIKIVDADTLEDVAMVNENSRMLLAVFMGKTRLIDNCALGI, from the coding sequence ATGCGCGTTTACCAAGGCAAAGACGAAATCCGTCAATCCCTGCGTGAATCGAGACAAGGCTTGAAAGTGGGTTTTGTGCCCACAATGGGCGCTCTGCACGAAGGACATCTTTCCCTGGTGGAGCGTTGCAAAACGGAATGCGACCTTTGCGTGGTTTCGATTTATGTGAACCCCGCGCAGTTCGGTCCTTCCGAAGACCTTGGAAAATATCCGCGGAATTTGGACAAAGACCTTGAACTGCTTTCAAAAAGAGGGGCTGACCTCGTTTTCTTTCCAGACGACGTTCAGATGTATCCACCAGGATATCGAACCTGGATTGATGTGGAAGGTCTTTCGGAAAAGCTTTGTGGTGCCAGCCGTCCCGGACATTTCCGCGGTGTCGCCACCGTGGTTTTGAAGCTTTGTAACATTGTGCGCCCCGATTCAATGTATATGGGGCTCAAGGATTTTCAGCAGATTGTTGTGCTGGAAAGAATGTTGAAAGATTTGGACTGCGAAACCCGCATCGTGCGCTGTCCCATAATTCGAGAAGAAGACGGTTTGGCGCTCAGCTCCCGAAATGCATATTTGGAGCCTGACGAACGCCTGCGAGCCATAAGCCTCAGCCAAGCTTTGAAAATGGCACGAGAGCAGGTTGCGTCTGGAACCCGTGACAGCGCGGCACTGATTGAAGAAGCCAGCAAAACAGTTTCGGCGGCTGGTGGAACAATTGATTATATAAAGATTGTTGACGCGGACACGCTGGAAGACGTGGCTATGGTAAACGAAAACTCCAGAATGCTGCTGGCGGTGTTCATGGGTAAAACCAGACTGATTGACAACTGCGCCCTCGGAATCTGA
- the clpP gene encoding ATP-dependent Clp endopeptidase proteolytic subunit ClpP, with amino-acid sequence MNYIPIVVEQMGRGERAYDIYSRLLKDRIIFMSGVIEDNLANSIVAQLLHLEGEDPERDIYMYINSPGGVISSGLAIYDTMQYIKPKVSTICIGQAASMAALLLAAGHPGKRTGLPSSRIMIHQPLGGVQGQASDIEIQAKEILYLRERMNEILHKHTGQDLEKLIVDTDRNFYMNADEAKEYGIIDEVIHSRK; translated from the coding sequence ATGAATTACATTCCGATAGTTGTCGAACAAATGGGACGCGGCGAACGCGCCTACGATATCTATTCCCGCCTTTTAAAAGACAGGATCATCTTCATGAGCGGAGTGATTGAAGACAACCTCGCGAACTCCATCGTGGCACAGCTTTTACACCTGGAAGGCGAAGACCCCGAACGCGATATATATATGTATATAAACAGCCCCGGCGGCGTGATTTCCTCCGGGCTGGCAATCTACGACACCATGCAATATATCAAGCCCAAGGTAAGCACCATCTGCATTGGCCAGGCTGCCAGCATGGCGGCGCTGCTTTTGGCGGCGGGACACCCTGGCAAACGTACCGGTTTGCCCAGCAGCCGCATCATGATTCATCAGCCCTTGGGTGGTGTGCAGGGTCAAGCCAGCGACATCGAAATCCAGGCCAAGGAAATCCTCTATCTGCGTGAAAGGATGAATGAAATCCTGCACAAACACACCGGACAGGACCTGGAAAAGCTGATTGTGGATACGGACAGAAACTTTTACATGAACGCCGATGAGGCCAAAGAATACGGTATCATCGACGAAGTAATCCATTCAAGAAAATAG
- a CDS encoding aspartate 1-decarboxylase → MLRYKLLSKLHRATVTECDLNYNASIQIDSELLELSGMREYERVEIWDVDNGARFSTYIIAAEPGSRKISINGAAARKVHIGDRIIVVNYGLMDDAEMLAYQPKVIILDANNDPVK, encoded by the coding sequence ATGCTCAGATATAAATTGCTTTCGAAGCTGCACCGGGCAACGGTGACAGAATGCGATCTGAATTATAACGCCAGCATCCAGATTGATTCAGAACTTCTGGAATTGAGCGGGATGCGTGAATATGAACGCGTGGAAATTTGGGACGTGGACAACGGTGCCAGATTTTCCACATACATCATTGCTGCCGAACCGGGAAGCCGTAAAATAAGCATCAACGGTGCCGCGGCACGCAAAGTGCATATTGGCGACAGAATCATCGTGGTGAACTACGGTTTGATGGACGATGCCGAAATGCTTGCATATCAGCCGAAGGTCATCATTCTGGACGCTAATAACGACCCCGTAAAGTAA